The following are encoded together in the Daucus carota subsp. sativus chromosome 5, DH1 v3.0, whole genome shotgun sequence genome:
- the LOC108224084 gene encoding protein EXORDIUM-like 3 — translation MQGSHIHVHPLFTLALLSIFFISTSTAWRPWPTHNATKSELQFGGSKKYEGSSDFVKLRYHMGPVLTANITVHIIWYGKWQTPQKKIIREFISSISDPGPTRGPTRKPNRPSVSKWWRTVQLYTDQTGANISRTVHLGPEKNDRFYSHGKSLTRLSIQSVIKSAVTARTRPLPVNPKGGVYLLLTSDDVMVQDYCQNVCGFHYFTFPSIVGYTLPYAWVGNSGKLCPGMCAYPFAVPDYIPGLKAVKSPNDDVGVDGMISVIGHEIAEMATNPLVNAWYAGSDPIFPVEVADLCEGIYGTGGGGSYTGQMINDKDGATYNMHGIRRKFLVQWIWNPLLNYCTGPNALDL, via the coding sequence ATGCAAGGGAGTCATATCCATGTCCACCCCTTGTTCACACTCGCTCTCCTATCcatcttcttcatctccacctccactGCGTGGCGCCCATGGCCCACTCACAACGCTACCAAGTCGGAGCTCCAGTTTGGAGGCTCCAAAAAGTACGAAGGCTCATCGGACTTCGTGAAGCTCCGGTACCACATGGGCCCGGTTCTGACTGCCAATATCACCGTTCATATCATCTGGTATGGCAAATGGCAAACACCCCAGAAGAAAATTATCCGTGAATTTATCTCTTCCATTTCCGACCCGGGTCCGACTCGCGGCCCGACCCGGAAACCGAACCGGCCATCGGTGTCGAAATGGTGGAGGACGGTTCAGCTCTACACGGACCAAACCGGTGCTAATATTTCACGGACGGTTCATCTCGGACCGGAGAAGAACGACCGGTTTTATTCTCATGGTAAGTCTCTTACACGTTTGTCTATACAGTCTGTAATAAAGAGTGCTGTGACTGCTAGGACCCGACCCTTACCCGTTAACCCGAAAGGGGGTGTGTACTTGTTACTGACGTCGGATGACGTAATGGTACAAGATTATTGTCAGAATGTGTGTGGGTTCCACTACTTTACGTTTCCATCTATTGTGGGGTACACTTTACCGTACGCATGGGTGGGTAATTCGGGTAAGCTTTGCCCCGGAATGTGTGCTTACCCGTTTGCTGTACCCGATTATATACCCGGTTTGAAAGCAGTGAAATCACCAAACGACGACGTTGGGGTAGATGGGATGATAAGTGTGATTGGTCATGAGATTGCTGAGATGGCAACTAATCCGTTGGTGAATGCTTGGTATGCCGGGTCGGATCCGATTTTCCCCGTTGAGGTAGCGGATCTTTGTGAGGGTATTTATGGAACTGGGGGAGGTGGGTCTTATACGGGGCAGATGATCAACGATAAGGATGGTGCCACGTATAATATGCATGGGATTAGAAGGAAGTTTTTGGTGCAGTGGATATGGAACCCTTTGTTAAATTACTGTACCGGCCCTAATGCTCTTGATCTGTAA